CGGGCGCGCCGCACTTCGGGGCGGCGCCGCCCGACGGGCCCGAGGACGCCCGCATCGGCCTGGCCCCCATGCGCAACGCGCCGGGCACCGACTGGCCGTCCTGGTACGCCGAGCACCGCGTGCTGCCCTATGTGCGCGGCGCGGTCGACCGCGGCACGCTCCGCCCGGCCGAGGCAGGCGTGTTCGAGCGGGTCTGCGCGCGGCTGCCGGAGGTGGCGGGTCCGGCCGAGCCGCCCGCCCGGCTGCACGGCGACCTGTGGAACGGCAATGTGCTGTGGGGCGCCGACGGCGAGGTCCGGCTCATCGACCCGGCCGCGCACGGCGGACACCGGGAGACGGACCTGGCGATGCTCCACTTGTTCGGCTGCCCGCACCTGGACCGGGTGCTGGCCGGCTACCAGGAGGCGGCCCCGCCGGCCCCCGGCTGGCGGGACCGGGTACGTGTGCACCAGTTGTTCCCGTTGCTGGTGCACGCGGTGCTGTTCGGGCGCGGGTACGCCGAACAGGCCCTGACGGCGGCGCGGGAGACACTCGCGCAGTAGGAGTCCACGGCGCCCCGCGCCGTGGACACGGAGAGTGAGGCAACCAATCACTCATTCGCTTCGTATAAGGACGTGAAAGCCTAATCAGGGAGAGACCATGCAACCGTTCACGCTCAACTACGCGCGCCCCGCTGTGCAGTTGGACGTCACCACGCCGTATGCGTACGACTCCGGACTGCAACTGAACGTCCTCCCGGACGGGCGGATCGCCGCGACCGACCACGCTACCCTGCGAGCACTGGGGACCACGACCTCGACCGCCGGTTCCAAGACACACTTCGACGACTGAGCCACGGATCTCCACAGATGACCGTACTCATCCTGACCAGTGAGGAAGACGTGACGGCGGACATGGTGGTCCTCCGGCTGGGCGAGGCCGGCGTGCCCGTCGTCCGGCTCGACCCCGCCGATCTGACCAACGGGGTGGCGCTGTCGGGCGAGTACGTACGGGGCGCTTGCCGGGGGCATCTGTCCGTCGGCGGGCGCCTGGTGAGCATGGACGGTCTGCGCTCCGTCTGGGTGCGCAGACCGGGCACCCCGGCCGCCCGTGCCGCACAGCCCTCCGCCTGGCTGACGGAGGAGTCGTCGCAAGCGCTGTACGGCATGCTGCGGTGCGGTGACGCCCGCTGGATGAACCATCCGGACGCCGCCCGCCGCGCCCGGCACAAGCCCTGGCAGCTGGGCCTGGCCCAGCGCAGCGGCCTCGCGGTGCCGGCCACCCTCATCACGACGTTCCCGCAGGCGGCGCGGGAGTTCGCGGAACGCTTCCCGGACCTGGTGGTCAAACCGGTCTCCGGGGCGCATCCGCAGGAGCCGCCCCGGTCCGTGCCGACCAGCCGGGTCGCGCCGGACACCGACTTCACCGCGGTGGCCTACGGACCGACCCTGCTGCAACGGCGGATCGCCAAACGGGCCGACATCCGGCTCACCGTCGTCGGCGACACGCTGCTGGCCGCCCGTAAACCCGCCGACCCGGACGCCCACCCGGACGACGTGGACGTCCGTTTCGCCCCGTCGGTCGCTCCCTGGCTGCCCGCGGACGTGCCCGCGCGCGTCACCGAGGGCGTGCTGCGGTACATGGCGGGCGCGGAACTGGCGTACGGCGCCTTCGACTTCGCGGAGGACGCGGACGGCGTCTGGTGGTTCCTGGAGTGCAACCAGTCCGGCCAGTTCGGGTTCGTGGAGATGGACACCGGGCAGCCGATCGCCGCCACCATCGCCAAGTGGCTCGCGGGGCACGTACCCACGGGCGGCGGGTGTGGGCGGGGCGAGCGCGGCGCACCATCCTGAAGAGGCGGGGAACGGCTGCCGGAAGGGAACGGACATGCGCATCGGACTGCTGGGGACGGGCCCATGGGCGCGGGCGACGTACG
This sequence is a window from Streptomyces rubradiris. Protein-coding genes within it:
- a CDS encoding fructosamine kinase family protein; this encodes MVNREEDPGQVASRLTGRTATGTRPSSGSPAEVLLDDGTPVMVKRGDSPGAVRAEVAGLRWLGAAGAVRVPAVLGYDEHWMVTERVPTGSPGPDAALRFGRALAALHKAGAPHFGAAPPDGPEDARIGLAPMRNAPGTDWPSWYAEHRVLPYVRGAVDRGTLRPAEAGVFERVCARLPEVAGPAEPPARLHGDLWNGNVLWGADGEVRLIDPAAHGGHRETDLAMLHLFGCPHLDRVLAGYQEAAPPAPGWRDRVRVHQLFPLLVHAVLFGRGYAEQALTAARETLAQ
- the tgmB gene encoding ATP-grasp ribosomal peptide maturase, coding for MTVLILTSEEDVTADMVVLRLGEAGVPVVRLDPADLTNGVALSGEYVRGACRGHLSVGGRLVSMDGLRSVWVRRPGTPAARAAQPSAWLTEESSQALYGMLRCGDARWMNHPDAARRARHKPWQLGLAQRSGLAVPATLITTFPQAAREFAERFPDLVVKPVSGAHPQEPPRSVPTSRVAPDTDFTAVAYGPTLLQRRIAKRADIRLTVVGDTLLAARKPADPDAHPDDVDVRFAPSVAPWLPADVPARVTEGVLRYMAGAELAYGAFDFAEDADGVWWFLECNQSGQFGFVEMDTGQPIAATIAKWLAGHVPTGGGCGRGERGAPS
- the tgmA gene encoding putative ATP-grasp-modified RiPP, which produces MQPFTLNYARPAVQLDVTTPYAYDSGLQLNVLPDGRIAATDHATLRALGTTTSTAGSKTHFDD